The following is a genomic window from Adhaeribacter radiodurans.
TACACAATGGTTACCACCATTTCGGCTTTGCTTTTGAGTTCTTTTAGCCGGACCGTTGAATTCATAGTAATAACATTTACCGGAATTTCTTCGGAAGCTACTATTTTGGCCCGTTTTAATTCTCGACACAAGACCTGGGTGGCCTGGTTGCCGTAAATATGGCTTTGGTGTTGTACCAGGTTATGCAGGCGTTGGTAATCTTTTTCGGTTAAATATATCGTGTTCATGACTTTAAGTATTTAGTTATTTATTTGATTTTATGCTATTACTGACAGCTTTCAAGTGAATAAAAATTCACTCTCCGGGGATGGGGTATTAAAATAAATTACCGGTTTGGCTCCGCCATTTAAGGAAGAAACAGCCACTACGGCAAACAAGAATATAAACGCATGGGCAAAAACCTGCCATCCGCTAATTTTGGTAGCCATAAGAATATTATTTATAAAAAGTGAAACAAAAAACCAGTACTAAACAAGGATACCGGAGCGAGCAATTTACTGCCACTCTTTTCTCAGGTTCATCCCGATGTACCGTATTGCCGGAAGCATCCGGCTTCCGGCTTAAAAAATAAAAGCCTTCGGAGAAGTATAAAAATGTAGGCAATAACCGTTCAGCACATCACTTAACGAAAGGTGATGCGAGGCTGCAACCAAGCCTAAATTAGGCTTTGGATAGGTAAACAAATATGGATGAGATGGCAGCACAGTTTAAAAATCAGATATTATCAAATTAAAGCATTTTTAAGCACAAAAGCAAAGTTTTTTAAAATTTTAGCAATAATAAAACCAGTTTTGCGGTGTATATCATTCAAAAACGAACGCGAAACTTTATTATTTTAAAAAATTAAAAATTCACCACCTTCACGTTTAATCTTACCAATAAAGCCTAATAGTTACAAGTTGAAACACTCAGAAATGAGTTTTCGACTTGTAACTATTTTACAATTTCAACTTTGCTTTTGCCCTTTCAACTTTGTTATTGCCAACCGCCTCCTAAGGACCGGTAAACATCTACTATAGATTGGAACATGGCCCGTTGATTGTTGTTCAATTCCAACTCAGCGGCTAATACGCTTTTTTGCGCCGTTATAATTTCCAGATAATTAGCGTAACCACCGGCAAAAAGGGCATTGGCCGAGTTTACGGCATTGTGTAGTTCCTGTACTTCCTGGTTTTTAATGGTCGATATTTTTTTGAAATTTTCGATAGCCGATAAGCCCGTAGCTACTTCCTGATAGCCGGTTAAAATTGCTTTCTGGTAATTGTAAAAAGCTTCTTTACTGGCCGCTGCCGAAAACTTATACCGCGATTTTAATTGGTTCTGATTTAAAAGCGGCATTGTTAATCCACCTATAACCCCGTAGGCCAGCGAAGCAGGCGTATTTAAAAGCAACGAAGCTTTAAAAGCATTTAGCCCAACGTGCGGCGAAATAGTTAGCGAAGGTAGAAAAGCGGCGCGGGCAGCACCCACATCAAACTTGGCAGCTACTAATTCCATTTCGGCTTGCTTTACATCCGGGCGCAACGCTAACAATTGCAAAGGAATGCCCGCCTGAATAGAAGCTGGTAATTGTTGTTCCTGAATAGGATTTCCGCGGGTAATGGGTTGCGGGTACCGGCCAAGCAACTGATTTAACAAGTTTTCGGCGGCTACAATTTGTTGTTGTTTTTCTACCTGCAGGCTGGTTGTATTCAGGAGCTGGGCTTTTGATTGTTGAACAGCCAGCTCAGTAGCCCGCCCCCCGGTTTTCTGGGCCTCCATTAACTCCACTGCTAATTGCTGTAGCTGGATATTATTCTGAATAATTTTTAATTCGCTATCCAGCGCTAACAGTTCATAATACAACTTAGCTACTTCAGCTACTAAAGCAGTTTGTACCAGTTGCCGACCCTTATCGGAGGCTAAAAATCGGGCGTAGGCCGCTTTGCGCGTTTTTCGCAGCTTTCCCCATAGGTCAATTTCCCAAAAACTCCGGAAACCTAAAAAGTAATCCGGTACTGCTTTTTGCGGTATGCGCTGCTTATCATCAATGTTCGGCGAAAAGTTGGTATCGTAATTACCTACGCCATCAATGGTGTAGTCCCCGAATTTAGTCGTTCCCGCCGAAGCAACACCTTGTATTCCGGGTAAAAAGGCTCCTTTCGCCAGCAATACGTTTGCTCGAACCATATCTACGCGTTGAATGGCCGCTAGTAAATCCGGATTGTTGTGCAGGGCCGTGTCAATCAAACTCACTAGGTTTGGGTCAGTAAAAAAGGTTCGCCAAGCAATCTGACCGATGCTGCTGGTATCGGTGGTGGAGCCAAAGGAATTAGGTAGCGCTTTGCCTTCAGGCAATTCTACAGGTTCCGTTAATTTACAAGCCCCTAAAAATGCCAGTAAAAAAAGGAATAAAGAGATTTTATATAATGACTTTCTAAAATACATGAATGCAAAAATTTTAAATTGAAAGAAACAGTATGGCAGATTCAGCACTTGTTAAAGTAGGTCGCGTTTAACCATAGAAACCCCGACGGAACCGACAGACTTTTACATCCGCCGGTTTGTTCCGTCCAGAATTTACTAGTAACCTTTAAAAGGCTGATTTAAGCTGTTTCGAGAGCTTTAGCTTGCTTGGCTTTTTTTATAAACTTTACTTTTTTGCCTTCCGATAATTTGGCGAAGAGTACGTACAAGCCCGGAATTAGAATAACCCCGAAAATAGTACCCACGAGCATACCACCAGCTGCCGTAGTTCCGATGGAACGGTTTCCCATAGCACCCGCGCCGTTGGCAATACACAACGGAATTAAACCCGCTATAAAAGCAAACGAAGTCATTAAGATTGGCCTTAAACGGGATACCGCACCTTCAACCGCAGCTTTTAAAATGGTTAAACCTTCTTTCCGGCGCTGAATAGCGAACTCCACAATTAAGATGGCGTTTTTACCCAACAAACCTATGAGCATTACCAGGGCCACTTGCGCGTAAATGTTATTCTGCAAGCCCATGATTTGTAAGAAAAGGAAAGCACCGAAAATACCAGTTGGTAAGGATAATATTACCGGCAGAGGTAACAAGAAACTTTCGTACTGCGCTGCCAGCAACAGATACACAAAAAGTAAACTGATGAGGAAGATGTAAACCGCCTGGTTGCCCGATAAGATTTCCTCGCGGGTCATGCCGGACCATTCAAAAGTATAGCCGCGGGGTAAGGTTTCTTTCGCTACCCGTTCAATTGCCTGAATAGCATCACCACTGCTGTAACCCGGAGCCGCTGTACCGTTAATCATGGCCGAGGTGTACATATTGTAGCGGGTAAGCTGCTCCGGTCCGTACACGCGCTCCAGGGTAATAAATGTAGAGAACGGCACCATCTCGCCTTGGTTATTCTTTACGAATAATTTTAAAACATCTTCCGGGGTAGAGCGGTAACTAGGCGGGGCCTGCACCATAACTTTGTACATCTGCCCGAACCGAATAAAGTTAGAAGCATAATAACTACCTAGTAAAGTTTGCAGCGTACTCATGGCATTATCAATGGTTACGCCTTTTTTAGCGGCCATGTCCTGGTCCACGTGAATCATGTATTGCGGGAAGTTCGGGTCGAAGTTAGTAAAGGAGCTGTTTATTTCGGGCGTTTTTTGCATCGCCTGAATAAACTTGTTCGTCACATCAGCAGTGCCTTGCAAGTCTTCACTCTTTTTCCGGTCTAACACGCGCAATTCAAAACCACTGGAGTTACCAAAACCTGGTACGGTAGGCGGCGGGAAAAACTCAATGCTGGCATCTTTTAAATTTTTGGTTTTTTCTTCCAGTACCGCAATAATATCATCCACGGATTCCTCCCGGTTTTCCCAGGCTTTTAAGTTAATCATACCCATGCCGTAAGAAGCACCAGCGGCATCGGTTAACAAGCTAAAACCAGCCAGCGTCGAAACTGATTCTACTGCCTTTATATCTGTAGTAGCTTCCTGAATTTTATCGAGCACGTATTCGGTACGCTCAACCGTGGCCCCGGCTGGGGTAGTCACGTTCACGTAAATCATACCCTGGTCTTCGGTCGGGATAAAACCAGTAGGCAACACTTTGGTTAAAGCCCAGGAACCCACGCAGAATACCAGGAACATACCAATCGTCACCATCCGGCGGCTCGCCAACTTGCGCACGTAACTTTTATAGGAACCTTCCATGGCATTATAGCCCCGGTTGAATTTATTAAAGAAGCGGTTAATGAAGTTGTTCTTTTTAGTGCCGTGGCTCGGCTTGAGCATAATGGCGCATAAAGCCGGTGTGAGCGTAAGCGCGTTTATCCCCGAAATTACAATAGCAATGGCCAGGGTTAACGAGAACTGACGGTAGAAAATACCTACTGGTCCCGACATAAAAGAAACCGGCACAAACACCGCCGACATTACCAAAGTAATGGCTACAATGGCACCGCTAATTTCACCCATTGCTTCCAAGGTAGCTTGTCGGGCTGGCATGTGTTTTTCGTGCATTTTAGCGTGCACGGCTTCCACCACCACAATGGCGTTATCTACCACAATACCAATGGCTAGTACCAAAGCAAATAAGGTAAGCAGGTTCACGGAGAACCCGAATAACTGCATGAAAAAGAACGTACCCACCAACGATACTGGTACTGCTAAAGCCGGAATAAGGGTAGAGCGAAAATCCTGAAGGAAAATAAAAACAATGATAAACACCAGGATAAAAGCTTCAATTAAAGTCCGGATAACTTCGCTCATGGAAGCATCTAAAAAGCGCGACACGTCATAAGCAATGTTATAAGTCATTTTGGGTGGGAATGAGCTTTCTTTTAGCTCGGCCATCCGGGTTTTTACGTTGGCAATAACTTCGCGGGCGTTAGAACCCGGCCGTTGCTTAATCATAATAGATGCCGAAGGGCGACCATCGGTTTTAGAAACCATACCGTAGCTTAAAGAACCAAATTCTACCTCGGCTATGTCTTTCAGGCGCAGTACTGAACCAGAACCATCATCGTTGGAGCGGATTACTATGTTTTCGTACTGCTTGGGTTCAAAAAATTTACCGGTGTACTTCAATACGTATTGCAGCATCTGGTGCGAATCGCCGGCGCTTTCTCCTGCTTTACCGGGTGCCGCTTCTACGTTTTGGGCCCGTATAGCGTTAATTACTTCGTCCGTAGAAACCTGGTAAGCCGCCAGCCTATCTGGTTTTAACCATACCCGCATGGAGTATTCCCGCGAACCCATAATCTCACAAAATCCTACGCCGTCAATCCGCTTTAATTCTTGTAATACGTTGATATCGGCAAAGTTATAAACAAACTGTTCGCCGGCACTCGGGTCTTCGCTCATCAGGTTTAAGTAAAGCAGCATGCTGTTTACTTCTTTTTCGGTGGTTACCCCAGCTTTAATTACTTCTTCGGGGAGTTCATCCAGAATGGTAGTTACTCGGTTCTGCACGTTAACGGCCGCTAAATCCGGGTCGGTGCCTACTTCAAAAAACACCTGAATTAAGGTAATGCCGTTGTTACTCGACACCGACGACATGTAAGTCATACCGGGAACGCCGTTGATGGCGCGCTCCAGGGGCGTTGCTACGGCTTTGGTACATACTTCCGCGTTGGCCCCGGTATATTTAGCCGTAACGGTAACCGAAGGCGGCACAATATCGGGGAACTGCGTAACGGGCAGGTTAAAGAGCGCCAAAGCGCCCAACATGGTTATAAATAGCGATATTACCAGTGACAGCACCGGTCGCTCTATAAATATCTTAAACATTTTGAGTTTACTTAAAAGGGTATCTATCCGCCGGAATAATTCCGGCGGTTGCTGCTATTTTCGACTTTGGTTGGTTTATAAACTCCGGTTTTGCGCCGATAGCAAACTATCCATCGGGATGTAAACCGGCTTAATGGCTAATCCATCGCGAAGTTCTTGCACGCCTTCATATACCACCTTGTCGCCCGGTTGCAGGCCAGATTCCACGATGTAGAAGTGCGATAGACGCGCCCTGGGTTTAAAATTTTTAATTTTTAAGGTATTGTTCTGGTCAACAACGTACACAAAATTCTGATCCTGAATTTCGAAGGCTGCTTTTTGCGGAATCAGGAGCGCTTCTTCTACCTCGTTGGTCAGGCGCACGCGGCCGGTCGAGCCATGTTTTAACAGTTGTTTCGGATTAGGAAATTTAGCCCGGAAAGCAATAGCCCCAGTATTGGCTTCAAAAACACCTTCCACGGTTTCTATTTTCCCTTTCTGCGGGTACGGCAGGCCATCGGCCAGCACCAAATCTACAACCTCGCTGCGGGTACTGGTGCCTTGCTGTTGCGCCTTAATGTAATTTAGATATTCTTTTTCCGAAACGTTAAAGTACACATACACCGAGCCTAAATCCGATAAGGTAGTAAGCAGGGCACCTTCATCTACTAAACTGCCTACTTTTAAGGGAATGCGGTCGATGATGCCTGTAAATGGGGCTTTGATGAAAGTGTACGAAAGTTTGGTGGCCGCATTAGCCTGGGCTGATTTGGCTTCTTCAATGCCAGCTTTGGCGGCATTAAGTTTAGCCTGAGCCACTTCCAGTTCTGATTTAGTAACTACGCGTTTATCTACCAGGGTTTTTACCCGGTCTACTTCGAGTTGAGCGCCTTTGGCGGCGGCAATGGCACTATTCAGGTTCGCTTTAGTCCGGGCAAGTTCGGCCTTGTATTCTTCGGAGCTGATCCGGAAAAGCGGTTGTCCTTTTTTTACTTGTTGCCCTTCGTCTACGTAAATATTATCCAGGAAGCCCTTTACCCGGCCCCGGATTTCGACGTGCCGCTGGGCCTGGATATCGGCTACATAATCGTGGTGCAGCACGGTATCTTTGGTAATGGCCTGCGTTACGGGCAAAGTAGGTACTTCCGGATTTTTCTTTTCTACTTCGCCCTGGGCGGTGCAACCACTCATGAATAATCCGAATACAAATAAATAAAACAGGTTTAATACTTTTTTTATAGTTAGCATGACTTTGTTAGGTTGAAAACCAGTGCCAAACGGATTGGCAGCAGCAAATACAAATAGGTTCACGGCCGGACATAGCTATGCCGGTCGCTAAAAAAATTAGAGAAATTAAAAAAAAGTGTTCCGGCAGACCGGAATTAAACCTGTTTAAAAGGGAGTTAAACGAAAGAGAAAGGTATAATAATCAGGCAGTAGCGAGGCACACCGGGCATAAATGCCAGCCGGTTTTTCGCTCGTAAAAACAGTAATAGAAATAAAGGCCAGCTTTACCTGTACTTTAGGTAAAAAGCGGCCTACATTCTTATAAATGTGGTTAAGTAAGAGATGAAAATTAGATTGTCCCAGGTCGCTGAATTCCTGCGATAATTCAATTATCTCGAATAGCAGATCCTGAAACAAATCAACCCGATGGCATTTAGTGGCATTCTTATTTGCTTGCGTCTCCTGCTTAAAATATTCTGTTATTTGGGCATAGGGTAGCCGGTCCACCTGGTGCTTTCTGGGAAAAAAAGCAGACACCAACGTGTGGATTAAAAAGCAAAAAATAAAGAAGAAACAATAAATCCCCTTACGCATTATTGCGGCACAATCAATTCTCTTATGTATAAGTAACTGAACTTTAAGTTAGTAAGTTTATTAAAAACCTAATTTTAACTAAAATTTAATAATGGATTTCAATTACAATGGCAAAATTAGTAAGAATTGAGCACTTTCTAAGACAATT
Proteins encoded in this region:
- the rnk gene encoding nucleoside diphosphate kinase regulator — encoded protein: MNTIYLTEKDYQRLHNLVQHQSHIYGNQATQVLCRELKRAKIVASEEIPVNVITMNSTVRLKELKSKAEMVVTIVYPKEANLSDRKISVLAPVGTAVLGCQVGDKIEWHLPQGPATYKIEEIIYQPEAQGDFHL
- a CDS encoding TolC family protein, yielding MYFRKSLYKISLFLFLLAFLGACKLTEPVELPEGKALPNSFGSTTDTSSIGQIAWRTFFTDPNLVSLIDTALHNNPDLLAAIQRVDMVRANVLLAKGAFLPGIQGVASAGTTKFGDYTIDGVGNYDTNFSPNIDDKQRIPQKAVPDYFLGFRSFWEIDLWGKLRKTRKAAYARFLASDKGRQLVQTALVAEVAKLYYELLALDSELKIIQNNIQLQQLAVELMEAQKTGGRATELAVQQSKAQLLNTTSLQVEKQQQIVAAENLLNQLLGRYPQPITRGNPIQEQQLPASIQAGIPLQLLALRPDVKQAEMELVAAKFDVGAARAAFLPSLTISPHVGLNAFKASLLLNTPASLAYGVIGGLTMPLLNQNQLKSRYKFSAAASKEAFYNYQKAILTGYQEVATGLSAIENFKKISTIKNQEVQELHNAVNSANALFAGGYANYLEIITAQKSVLAAELELNNNQRAMFQSIVDVYRSLGGGWQ
- a CDS encoding efflux RND transporter permease subunit; amino-acid sequence: MFKIFIERPVLSLVISLFITMLGALALFNLPVTQFPDIVPPSVTVTAKYTGANAEVCTKAVATPLERAINGVPGMTYMSSVSSNNGITLIQVFFEVGTDPDLAAVNVQNRVTTILDELPEEVIKAGVTTEKEVNSMLLYLNLMSEDPSAGEQFVYNFADINVLQELKRIDGVGFCEIMGSREYSMRVWLKPDRLAAYQVSTDEVINAIRAQNVEAAPGKAGESAGDSHQMLQYVLKYTGKFFEPKQYENIVIRSNDDGSGSVLRLKDIAEVEFGSLSYGMVSKTDGRPSASIMIKQRPGSNAREVIANVKTRMAELKESSFPPKMTYNIAYDVSRFLDASMSEVIRTLIEAFILVFIIVFIFLQDFRSTLIPALAVPVSLVGTFFFMQLFGFSVNLLTLFALVLAIGIVVDNAIVVVEAVHAKMHEKHMPARQATLEAMGEISGAIVAITLVMSAVFVPVSFMSGPVGIFYRQFSLTLAIAIVISGINALTLTPALCAIMLKPSHGTKKNNFINRFFNKFNRGYNAMEGSYKSYVRKLASRRMVTIGMFLVFCVGSWALTKVLPTGFIPTEDQGMIYVNVTTPAGATVERTEYVLDKIQEATTDIKAVESVSTLAGFSLLTDAAGASYGMGMINLKAWENREESVDDIIAVLEEKTKNLKDASIEFFPPPTVPGFGNSSGFELRVLDRKKSEDLQGTADVTNKFIQAMQKTPEINSSFTNFDPNFPQYMIHVDQDMAAKKGVTIDNAMSTLQTLLGSYYASNFIRFGQMYKVMVQAPPSYRSTPEDVLKLFVKNNQGEMVPFSTFITLERVYGPEQLTRYNMYTSAMINGTAAPGYSSGDAIQAIERVAKETLPRGYTFEWSGMTREEILSGNQAVYIFLISLLFVYLLLAAQYESFLLPLPVILSLPTGIFGAFLFLQIMGLQNNIYAQVALVMLIGLLGKNAILIVEFAIQRRKEGLTILKAAVEGAVSRLRPILMTSFAFIAGLIPLCIANGAGAMGNRSIGTTAAGGMLVGTIFGVILIPGLYVLFAKLSEGKKVKFIKKAKQAKALETA
- a CDS encoding efflux RND transporter periplasmic adaptor subunit encodes the protein MLTIKKVLNLFYLFVFGLFMSGCTAQGEVEKKNPEVPTLPVTQAITKDTVLHHDYVADIQAQRHVEIRGRVKGFLDNIYVDEGQQVKKGQPLFRISSEEYKAELARTKANLNSAIAAAKGAQLEVDRVKTLVDKRVVTKSELEVAQAKLNAAKAGIEEAKSAQANAATKLSYTFIKAPFTGIIDRIPLKVGSLVDEGALLTTLSDLGSVYVYFNVSEKEYLNYIKAQQQGTSTRSEVVDLVLADGLPYPQKGKIETVEGVFEANTGAIAFRAKFPNPKQLLKHGSTGRVRLTNEVEEALLIPQKAAFEIQDQNFVYVVDQNNTLKIKNFKPRARLSHFYIVESGLQPGDKVVYEGVQELRDGLAIKPVYIPMDSLLSAQNRSL